ATCGAATACGAGATATCGAACACGAAACGAACACGAGTTTTCGTGTGAGTGTGTCATTCTAAATTCTAAAAAGTCTGATTCCTTTTATAAGATAAAAAGAGTAAAATATACTTAGACACACATTTTTTATGCCAAGACCCGGCGTCGTGTTACAGAATCTTCCTTGTATAAATTTCATTTTTTCCTCATCTCCTCTCTCTTTTATCCACCCCTCTTTCTGTCTATTTAGTATTTCATTATACATACACACAGAAATTTTGTATAAACACATAAATATCACACAGATCTCACTGTTTATGTTCTCATCTAAAGATCGTGAGTAAACCGATCATCAAAACAAGATGGTTTTGAATACACAAGAACTGAATTTAAATTTAAAACCCAGCTTTGTTCCCAAGACAATCAGTGATTTTTTGGGTGAAGTTTCATCGATCCGTAACGTATCTGATAAGTTAATGAAATTGGATGGTTTTATTAAAAGACTGGAAGATGAAATGAGAAAGATTGATGCTTTTAAACGCGAGCTTCCTATTAGTATGCTTCTTATTAGTGATGGtgagttttgattttttttgatttgtttgtttgattgttttTTGAAGTGGGTTTTTGATTTTGTTTAGTGGGGTTGTGTTGTTTTTTTGGATTGTGAATGTTTAGGTGGTGAATTTTGATGGTTTTGATTAGTGGGGTGTTTTTGAAATGATGAATTTGATTGGTTTTGAAGTGGGTTTTGTTGGTTTGATTGTTTTGGGTGGTTTTGTTTGTGGGTTTTGATTAAATGTGATGTTTTGATTGATGATTATGTGTAATTcatgtgtttgtgtgtgtgtgtttgtgtgaaGTAATTTAGCATATGAAATGGTGATTTGTGTTGCTGAGATGATTGATATGTCGTAATTCGGGTGATCTGTAGTACTATGATTGATGATTTGTACTATTGTGAGGTGTTTTATAGCTGGTTTGTAGAGGGTGAGGGTGATATGTATGTGTGTTGTTGTGTGTGTGTTGGTATTGAGATGTTTTTGTTGTTGCAGCAATTGCGGCTTTGAAGGAGGAATTGGATCAGTGTAGGAGGAGAAATGTTGAACCGGTGTTTGAAGAATTTATGCCGTTGAAGATGAGTTGTGATGAAGCTGAGAAAGATGAGAAGACGAGAATGGAGAAGGAGAGTAAGGAGAAGAAGAATTGGATGAGCTCTGTGCAGCTTTGGAACAGTAGTGATGATCAGAAGAAGCAAGATGCTGATCTGGATTCTCAGAAGAAACCAAATCCAGTAGTTGAAATTGCTAAGGTAGTTTATAATTTTACGTAATATAGTAACTATATTTGAGGTTTACATTTGGCTTACATGTATGAGGAATTCGTGATTGAGTTTGTGTTGTTTTGATGATAGAAATCTGAGCTGGAAAATGATGCAAAGATGAAAGATGTGTGTCAGTCCTATAAGGGTAGGGCAGAAGCAAGTGCATTCATGCCATTCAAGGGATTTTCTGCTATTCCGCTAGCTGCAGTTAGGATGGAGGCAAAGGTAGAAGCTAAGGATGCATTTCCAGTTGTTGGGCTTTCTCTCGTGACTCCTGGAACTAGTAAACCAAGGCTAGAATTGGGGTCTAGTGTTTTGAGTTCGAAATCCAGTAGTAGCATAGCAGTTTCTTATTCCAGTCCAAATGTCCAATCAAAGATACAGACTAGCTCCTCCCAGACGTCTAGGAAACAAAGAAGATGCTGGTCACCGGAGTTGCACAGGCGCTTTGTTGCTTCCCTGGAGGAACTTGGAGGTGCACAAGGTTAGAATCTTTAGCTGAACTTTCACTATTCGAACTTGTTATTTTGATAAAGAACTTGTTAATCTCTGTCTTCCATAGAAAAATATCTATAGTAATAAACATGAACGTATCTTAGATGAAGCTTATATATTGTTTATGTTGATCTTATACACTTGGGAAGCACTTATAGCTTTTAAACTTGTAGTTTGCTATAAACTTGATGTTAGATTAGTAGTTAAAGATATCTTACCCATTATCTTCAGGTTTAGCATATTCAGTTATATAACTGACTTTACCATTAGAATTTATTAGTTCGTGTTTCTTTCAAGAAATTATCGC
This sequence is a window from Apium graveolens cultivar Ventura chromosome 9, ASM990537v1, whole genome shotgun sequence. Protein-coding genes within it:
- the LOC141684503 gene encoding transcription factor HHO6-like, with translation MVLNTQELNLNLKPSFVPKTISDFLGEVSSIRNVSDKLMKLDGFIKRLEDEMRKIDAFKRELPISMLLISDAIAALKEELDQCRRRNVEPVFEEFMPLKMSCDEAEKDEKTRMEKESKEKKNWMSSVQLWNSSDDQKKQDADLDSQKKPNPVVEIAKKSELENDAKMKDVCQSYKGRAEASAFMPFKGFSAIPLAAVRMEAKVEAKDAFPVVGLSLVTPGTSKPRLELGSSVLSSKSSSSIAVSYSSPNVQSKIQTSSSQTSRKQRRCWSPELHRRFVASLEELGGAQVATPKQIRELMQVDGLTNDEVKSHLQKYRLHDRRSPSSKSADSALTLGSALRISGYGESSTQTRSKSTSPEGPLQLTDTTGRTSTTVGDSVEDEEAERSKSYSWKN